In Coriobacteriaceae bacterium, a single window of DNA contains:
- a CDS encoding isocitrate/isopropylmalate family dehydrogenase, translated as MAHDVVLIPGDGIGPEITQAMRRVVEATGVQINWNVQEAGAGVMDEFGTPLPQHVLDAVAETKVAIKGPITTPVGTGFRSVNVALRKYFDLYACVRPCLSQPGDGSRFRDVDLVIVRENTEDLYAGIEFDEGAAEVEELSQLVERSGQKTFAADSAISIKPISIAKSRRIVEYAFEYARRCGRKKVTAVHKANIMKATDGLFLRVAREVAANYPDIEFNDKIVDATCMGLVQNPNDFDVLVLPNLYGDIVSDLCAGLVGGLGMAPGSNIGADCAIFEATHGSAPDIAGQDIANPTAEILSAAMMLDHLGENDAANRIRAAVSATLDEGEQVTGDVRRAQTGSVEGAVGTQAFADAVIAHLA; from the coding sequence ATGGCGCACGATGTAGTCCTGATTCCCGGTGACGGTATCGGTCCCGAGATTACGCAGGCCATGCGCCGCGTGGTCGAGGCCACCGGTGTCCAGATCAATTGGAATGTCCAGGAGGCCGGTGCCGGCGTCATGGACGAGTTTGGCACGCCACTGCCCCAGCACGTGCTCGATGCGGTCGCCGAGACCAAGGTTGCCATCAAGGGGCCCATCACCACGCCGGTCGGCACGGGTTTCCGCAGCGTCAACGTGGCCCTGCGCAAGTACTTTGACCTGTACGCCTGCGTGCGCCCCTGCCTGTCGCAGCCGGGCGACGGATCGCGCTTTCGCGACGTCGACCTGGTCATCGTGCGCGAGAATACCGAGGACCTCTACGCCGGCATCGAGTTCGATGAGGGCGCTGCCGAGGTCGAGGAGCTCTCGCAGCTCGTTGAGCGCTCGGGCCAGAAGACCTTCGCCGCCGATTCCGCCATCTCGATCAAGCCGATCTCCATCGCCAAGAGCCGCCGCATTGTGGAGTATGCCTTTGAGTACGCCCGCCGTTGCGGCCGCAAAAAGGTGACGGCTGTACACAAGGCAAACATCATGAAAGCGACTGACGGCCTGTTCCTGCGCGTTGCGCGCGAGGTGGCCGCCAACTATCCCGATATCGAGTTCAACGACAAGATCGTCGACGCCACCTGCATGGGCCTGGTCCAAAACCCCAACGACTTCGATGTCCTGGTGCTGCCCAACCTGTACGGTGACATCGTGAGCGACCTGTGCGCTGGCCTGGTGGGCGGCTTAGGCATGGCCCCCGGCTCCAACATCGGTGCCGACTGCGCCATCTTCGAGGCAACGCACGGCTCCGCGCCCGATATCGCTGGCCAGGATATCGCCAACCCCACGGCCGAGATTCTCTCTGCTGCGATGATGCTCGATCACCTGGGCGAGAACGACGCTGCCAATCGCATTCGCGCCGCCGTATCTGCCACGCTCGACGAGGGCGAGCAGGTTACCGGTGACGTGCGTCGTGCCCAGACCGGCTCCGTCGAGGGGGCCGTGGGCACGCAGGCCTTTGCCGATGCCGTTATCGCGCACCTGGCCTAA